In the genome of Geotrypetes seraphini chromosome 16, aGeoSer1.1, whole genome shotgun sequence, one region contains:
- the LOC117350313 gene encoding homeobox protein NANOG-like gives MPVYQTCPGDPTVDYYWSPQDQGSAGQAGSASGHQGGQRSGWPSSSLVLQEVSSPSQGPDSSTAPHAGSPLGQVKVQGERKGKPGKTRTVFSQEQLLCLHQRFQRQRYLTPAQIQELSQEQALSYKQVKTWFQNQRMKQKRCQKGNIWLGKSYWLAQAVEHGDTFSTLSTGYSVPATASGNPQALMVSQSPNYNQQSPYPPQTSYQQYFATSIQHTADTFQPHNYNNPGMEYPHSRQGETYSFSPTPFSTPLSGSSLLYPQQLGTGHYRARGPEEM, from the exons ATGCCAGTGTATCAGACCTGTCCTGGAGACCCAACTGTTGACTATTACTGGAGTCCCCAAGACCAGGGCAGCGCTGGGCAGGCTGGATCTGCTTCAGGACATCAGGGAGGACAGAGGTCAG GCTGGCCCTCAAGCTCCTTGGTATTGCAAGAGGTGTCCTCTCCCTCTCAGGGCCCCGATTCCTCCACAGCCCCCCATGCTGGCTCCCCTCTGGGGCAGGTAAAggtgcagggagagaggaaaggaaagcCAGGGAAAACCCGAACTGTCTTCAGCCAAGAACAGCTACTCTGTCTGCATCAACGCTTCCAGCGGCAGCGCTATCTCACGCCGGCCCAGATCCAGGAACTCTCCCAGGAACAAGCGTTATCCTACAAACAG GTAAAAACCTGGTTTCAGAATCAGAGGATGAAGCAGAAGAGATGTCAGAAGGGCAACATCTGGCTGGGGAAAAGCTACTGGCTGGCTCAG GCTGTGGAACATGGAGACACATTCTCAACTTTGTCTACAGGATACTCAGTCCCTGCTACAGCCAGTGGAAATCCCCAGGCCCTGATGGTATCCCAGAGCCCAAACTACAACCAACAGAGCCCCTATCCTCCACAGACAAGTTACCAGCAGTATTTCGCTACGTCCATCCAACATACAGCCGACACCTTTCAGCCACACAACTATAACAACCCAGGGATGGAATATCCCCACAGCAGACAAGGTGAAACCTACAGCTTTTCTCCTACACCCTTCTCCACTCCCCTTTCAGGCTCCAGCCTCCTGTACCCACAGCAGCTGGGTACAGGCCACTACAGGGCAAGAGGCCCAGAAGAAATGTGA
- the LOC117349845 gene encoding pregnancy zone protein-like gives MPDTCSGRKAETYFNIYITARYIGDRTVSNMAIIEAKMVSGFIPLKKTVKELEKMGEVKKAEITPEKVVLYLEELTNQPQTISFSVEQDIPVKGLKPATVQVYDYYKIEDNAIVEYTAPCSTVGESDKTS, from the exons ATGCCTGATACCTGCAGTGGTAGAAAGGCAGAAACATATTTTAACATCTATATCACCGCCCG ATACATCGGTGACCGCACAGTCTCAAACATGGCCATTATTGAGGCAAAGATGGTGTCTGGCTTCATCCCTCTAAAGAAGACTGTAAAGGAG CTGGAGAAGATGGGAGAAGTGAAGAAAGCAGAGATCACCCCAGAGAAGGTTGTCCTGTacctggaggag CTCACCAACCAGCCCCAAACCATCAGTTTCTCAGTGGAGCAGGACATCCCAGTGAAGGGCCTGAAGCCAGCCACAGTGCAAGTCTATGATTATTACAAGATAG AGGACAATGCCATCGTGGAGTACACTGCCCCCTGCAGCACAG TAGGAGAAAGTGACAAGACATCCTAG